TGACGCCTCCTTCATAAACATGCAATTCCTACAACATCCAAAATAATCCGAACACATGGTATCCACGTGTAATTTGCTGCATTGAACAAGGCATATTCTGGATCTCCGTCACGAGAACACAGTTACAAACATTCACAAATGCGTAAACCTCTGAAAACATCTAAACCACATGATGGTTGTACCAACTGATAAAGTGTCGAAGTTTTGTGCAAATTCCCAGGATAAAATAAAGTGTGCGAGCTTTAACGCGCCTTATTTTGCTTAGTTCACACCAAGCACAATAACTATAAACATAAcgatatagttaaaaaaaatcgttctcaatattaaagaatagcagagtccacaccacaactataatgataaagccacagagaaacgatatcattggaatcactttcagaacaaatttttttttctgattaacgataaaaacattgacagccaatcagaatcaagcctgctgtaatgagctggagaatttaaagcggcagacgcacgTGAGCTTAGACTAAACAGACAATATCATtcactggtgtggacgctaatatcgttatctttatagttatcgttcttgttATGAACAGGCCTTAACGACATTTCAAGATGAAGAATGTCAAGTTACGAGGCTCGAAAAAAACATTCCCTTTTGCCTAGTGGAGAAAAACGAACAAAACGAAACCAACATATAGGCTATGGCTTGGAGTGACAGACAATGGCTggagtaaattaaaataagaatatttaaataaaatcaagagTAAAGAAAACGTGGTTTGCTGTCACACGCAAAGACTTTAAAGCGGCAATGATAGCAAACACTGGTCATTTAATTCCCGACGCGACTGGAGGATCTGCTTCACAGTAGATGTACATTTCCGCAGTTGTAAGATAAAACTACATAATCCTCAACAGTCCAGGTTGTGGTTTAGTAGCCGGTCTTTGGTGGCTCCATGTAGTTGGGGTTGTAAGCTGGTTGGGTCGAGCTGTAGTCTGTTGGTGGGGGTGGGTGAGCGAATCCAGGCTGAACGGGTGGTTGCATGGGGTACGGTGCCTGGCTGTAGGGAACAGGATATCCTGGGCCTCCTGAAAACACAAGCAGAATTCACTTTGAGTCAATCAAACCTCTACCAACACATGATTTAAAGCATAACTTTCAGGTGAAAgccatgcgtttttttttttattctagcaAACTCAGTTGAACTTGATGATTAAACGCctaccattcaaaactttggTGTTTGggtttaaagaaatgaatacttcagctaagatgcattaaattgatcaaaagcaacagTAATGATTCATGATACAAAACAAACAATCATATTGTATTGTTTcaaataatgctgttcttttgaactttcaatacATCAAACAATCCTTAAAAAATGTATGAAGCAACATAGCTGTTTTCAATActtctaataataatacatgtttcatgaaaattaaatcaacgcattagaataatttctaaaggacactgaagacaggagtaatgatgttgaaaataaattattttagttttgttaaagtttattttgatgttatgaAATCTCAAATAtgcttctttatttatatatatatatatatatatattacacacattttGTCATTAAGTAGCCAACTTGATGCAATAATGCAAAGTAAAAAGGTCTGTtaaagtgttattaaaaaaaaacacaataatctaAAATGAATCCGTTTTAACAGCAATAGTtaccaaaatctattttttactaaaacatttcGGTAATAATTGAATCTGTCTTTAAGTAAAATGCCACCGTTTTTCCATATTGCACTACATTCTTCCCTCATCTTAGATGATTTGATACGTACCTCTCCTGTCTCAGTGCATATCGTCCATTAGTGCAATATGTAAAAACTGTGGTGTTTTCCTTTAAGACTGTCATACTCATAACTCACAAGTCATGAGACTTGTTAAAACAGTGATTTGCATTAAAATATCAACATTCACAGCAAAATCTCTCAAATCAATATTTGCAAATAGTGCAGCGGACTGGATTTTCTGTTGTGCAAGCTCGTATTATCTTACCGGCCTCCTGATACGGGGGTGGTGGTCCCGCTGCAAATGGCTGGCCCTGATAGGGTCCCGTCGGCATGGGTTTTCCAGCATAGGCTGGGGTGCCGCCGTACCCGGCCTGAGGTGGCATGGGCTGGAACGGTGGATACTGAACTCCCTGAACGACAGGCTGCTGGGGATATTGTGTGGTTATCACTGTAGTGGTTGTTGCTCCCATAACAGCTGTAAAACAATCAAAGGCAAGAGAAGATGAATTCACTGAGCTGATAAAGTCACAGTCAATGCGTAGCATTCATGCATATTATAGAAAATACACTGCAGATTTTTAAATGCTTCTGGAAAAAGCCTTGTGTGTTCACCAAGGCTTCATGTATTTTATCAGAAAatctttaaaacagtaatattgactaatattatatttttaaataatatatttatacacagtTCAGCCTGATAACATCTGCAACCACAATAACAGCTGTAGTTCCTCTTTGTGGCAGTTAAATGTTCAACTTCTGTTTGTGCTTTAATTATTAGGCTCTATTATTATTAATCGAGAGAGAGACcatgcattttaataatctgacCATTTGTTTAATATGAAGACGGATTTTCTATAAATTGCCATTTGATatcattacattatataaatattggTTTTATATTTGCCACCCTGGTCTACAGATATCAgctaaaattgttaaaaatgtaaaagtatatggcaattataaatgaataacttTACAACAATACTACAGAATATCCTTCAtgttgaatgaaaataaaaacaatcctcCCTGTGAAAAAAcctatacaaacataaaaaacgaataaaaattacaaacacaacagaacagaatgactaaaatgttaaaatctaaatggaaacaaaagtgtaaaaataaaaactaattcaagatattaataaaaacttacaGTGGTGTCTCAATGATATTAAATAGCACTGGTTAAAgcagaaaacaaataaacaggtTGACCATTTTAGCAGGTCAGTGAATTTAACCGTGAGTTTTTCATATGGTGAACATGCTTCTTAAAGGGCCAGAGCactcataaatgaaaattctggttTTAAGtgcactgtcactttaagaagaaTACTATATTCCTAGTTCCCAGAATGGAAAACCGAATCCCTTCTTCCCCCTCTACGTaactaaatgttaaaaacagaagTTCTAAAGATAAGACATCAACTATTATTTGAGCGTCTTGTGACACGATTATTAACAATGGTGTCACAAGACACCAGGGCACAAGGGCGTTCCTCCCCTTGTTTGTGGTTGCTGTGCGTGTACACAGTGACTCAGACTGGGTGCGGAATCCCAGAATGCGCCAGCATTCAGTTTTCAGCTCTCAAAAGTCACATTCCAGTTTTTTTTGGCATAGGCTACAAGGTCAGAGAAAGTTTAAACTTGTGGAAAATAAGTTGTATGCTGTCTTACACGGAGGTCAGTTGGACAAAACACTAACATGTCACATTGTGACCCACAACGTAATCTATTTGGCATAAAAACATTCTCATTGTAACACTTCCCTGTTTGATGCATGTTTATGAAAACAATGTGACATTTGTATCATAGGCTACAAGGTCAGAGAAAGTCTAAACTTGTggaaattgttttttaaacattttagcgCTGTTTTATACATGGATCAGTCTCACGAAAACACACCTAGGTTACATTCGACGCCAAAACTGAAAGAAATTAAATTGCGAAACTTGTGGATATGATGTCGCAATTAACAAGTTAGTGATGCGTTTCGTGAGATTCAGTTTGATTCACATTTGAACATGGAATATGACTCCCGTCCAATTATATCACGACTCAAATTGAAAACAAGAACAAGAATGGATGCATTCTGCAACTGTAGACACTTACGTCTGGGACTTCTGCACATTTTGTAGAGGCAGCAGCAGGGGCAGACGCAGCAGACGATGAACAAAACCACTAAGATCACAATCCCTGCTACTGACACACCGATGGCAATAGACGTATAATCATTGCTTTAGGACAGATGATGAAAAAAGACAGGTTAGAAACACACTACATCAAATCATATATGATCTAATCACAATCTTATTCCAATTCACAGATGGATTTCCCTgaaaaattaacataaatattACTGTGTCAGTATCAAAACATCCCTGCTGTCCCAGCACAGCGACACGGACTTAACCAATGGCATCGCTATCTGTTTGTCCGGCCAAACAAAAATGGGGATTGGGTTTGGGAAgtcatatttttaaaacatagttTGGTAACGCTAGAGTATACGAGCATGTCAGTATGAAACTATGCAAGACATTTCTTCAATCACGAGAGAAGTCAAACCACTCACAAAAAACAGTTGTCTTGTTCATCCTCGGATAACTTGTCAAATGGATTCAAGCAGCAGTATCTGTTATCACACGTCCCACAACAGAACTGTAAAAGTTTGCAGTCAATGGAGGGCTTCGGCACACCATATCTGTTGATGTAGCTTTTGCAGTCCTCATCAGCTAAACAAAGCAAAAAGACAAGAGAAATAAATGACATGTTGGCCAAAACTAACACGTAGGAGTAGTTCCACCACAATTAAAAATCTTGCTATTTGACAGGTCACCCAAACCCAATTAGTTGGAATATGATTTAGATCATCTTTAATGGTATTTTTTATGGCTTTTTAgagtttttacagtgtaaaaaaacatgtatttttcttgTGCGTAAACGAGTATCACAAACTTTATGCCgaatgtcttcttttgtgcttCATTCTAGAAAATAATAAGCGTTGGAACAacataatcatatttattaagTAGACTTGTTCTTGTAAGCTGTATGCATCACTTGTTGTGAGCAGATTTGAGATCCATAGGGTATGGAGAAATGCATCACATGTTTTTAAACCTACAGAAACATGTATAGACTTTATAAagataaaacatttcatatacaCAAAACAGATTAGAAACAATACTTTATttactaaagcaaaaaaaaaaaaaaaaacttggaaaagaaaaaaactgaaatcgcCAGTACactttaacaaataattacaaaaatactaaattacTTGTGACATTTTAGAAAGAAGACAACAGTTTCTCAGTAAAACGTAGGCCACTCAATTATCTTTTTGTTTACTtcgaaaaaatatttttgtagaaaaaaagaatCTAAGAAAACAACTAACTTTCTACTAAAAACTACATAATTTACATGTAAACATAAATTACAAATGGCACATAAGACTCGAGACATCCATAACGAATTTGTTTTTCAGGGCAGATCCAGCTGTGTACTTAGCAGACATCGATTTACCCGGAGAAACCGTCAACAAGAAGACGTGTGAACGCTAAGAAGCCGTTTCTTGAGGTATCTTAGACACTCACCGAACGTCGCCGTGAATAAACCCGCAGACAGCAGCAGAAGAACCGGGACGGTGGACGCCATCGCTCCGCTCTTCCTCTTCAGGAACGTTAGCTCGTTCCGTGCTGAGTCCTGCGGATGTTGTAACCTGAGAACACGCCAAAACCTGAACTAGGAAGGAAAAAACCCTGTCATGCTTAACCTACAGGTTTACACTATTAGGCATGTGACGTCCAGAGCGTAAACATGagataaaagattatttttttgttgtaaacCCATAAAACCACACGACACAACACACTGACACACTCACGACAATGGGAATCGATTGCTGAATCAGGGACTAGTATTCTGTCACAATGTGGATCTCCTAACCAATCAAATGCCTGTCCCATGCTGGAGCCTTTATGGAGGAAACGAAAACGAAAGTccacacatatattttaaatggagtcatatgatgttgctaaaaataatattatttggtataatgaaatgtatttatgtgggttaaggttaaaaaaacacactatttccacattattgtttctcctctatgcccctctGTGctgaaaaaggtaaaaaaaaaattttttttaaaaaacacattattttccagatTTTTGTTTCTCCCCTATGCCCCGCTGTTGTGAAACACgtcattttttacaaagctcatctctCTGAATAGTgaggtgtgttctgattggccagctgtccaatgcgttgtgattggccTAATGCCTCAAGCATTtaacggaaatgttacaccccatAACATACTCTGATGTAGTGTCCCGGTCAAAACATCTGACCgagaagacaaaaacaataaaacccattacaaacatactatttgttgcatccagtggggacataattactaattataatgacttataatgccattcacatatcgcgcctaaaaacgatTGGCACGccactttctccttctttccaaagtgctcggatttgcagcactaaaaatggcttgcagtagctctgctactaaatttatttaaaaatggctatccatatacagctatgatcagctgttccttcatcttttctgagctttcaacgttgttacaggaaaggatgaagctgattggttagttcttgtcacatgacctgcggtgcgcttgcggttctctgaaaagtttagatgtttttaactcgatgcggtggggacgcgcctggaaaaaaataGCGAGTCGCttttagtttcgctttcacaacgaaaacagtgtctccacaacatggcgcaaGCGGCAACAGCAAGAATCAAAGTTCACCAtcattctttgtgtgaacatttgcaaatcttcccacattgtgatgtagacatgtgggggcgtgttaaaaTGAGTTGATTTAAGAGTGCGTGGACCGAGCGGCAAGCTCCTGCTCTCTCACGTGAAGTctaagtgactaaaactgcaattcatcgtcTGACCGCTTGAgtctggctgcaaaagggagtcagtcccatagattcctcgtgttaaaatgcccaacttaaTAGCTGAAGAAAAACGTTTCCAGCctggttacttttttttttttgtctatatactTAATtatgcccttcatgacaactgtgaggggggtggagtttttttttttttttataacttatccgtttaaattatattaagtcttaaagttttgcataattaagggtgtggcaACTTGAGtaacaggtggattgccgctgctctAACCGTAGTCGAGTTAGGTgggtgtggtttcagcaaccagctcccgcctttttgcccattttcgattatccaggAGTGAAGCTCTGTGAaacgctgccaagatggcgacagcCAGCTCCGCCCAATTTGAGCTTCAAAAAAGCTCTTTAGGATTTTATGGATAACGTCACGGACtttacgtccatgtttttatacagtctattgcTTGACCAACtcttaacttttaaaaagaatatctctttgggtttgaaacTTTAGTATTTGCAattttagggatcttatctactCACGACTCGTTCTGGTCATATAAACTGATTTTGGGAACATGGTTGGTGGTCAACCGGCTACTATTTCCAAAACAACTAGGCTAATCAAACTTCTTTTTTTCTAACATGGTTATTTATTGCAAATTGCAGAACTACATATACAGACTGTTTGTATGCTGGCACACATGCCAAactttaagattttaagattaagattaaaggtgctgtatctaagattttgactctactaaagcataaaaatacaatcatatgtttgcagatatttaaggaacatgctaattt
This DNA window, taken from Carassius auratus strain Wakin chromosome 47, ASM336829v1, whole genome shotgun sequence, encodes the following:
- the LOC113064717 gene encoding protein shisa-5-like — protein: MASTVPVLLLLSAGLFTATFADEDCKSYINRYGVPKPSIDCKLLQFCCGTCDNRYCCLNPFDKLSEDEQDNCFFNDYTSIAIGVSVAGIVILVVLFIVCCVCPCCCLYKMCRSPRPVMGATTTTVITTQYPQQPVVQGVQYPPFQPMPPQAGYGGTPAYAGKPMPTGPYQGQPFAAGPPPPYQEAGGPGYPVPYSQAPYPMQPPVQPGFAHPPPPTDYSSTQPAYNPNYMEPPKTGY